In Saccharomyces paradoxus chromosome VIII, complete sequence, the genomic window TTTAGCATTCGCATACATTTTTATATCTGTTTTTTCCgttttgtttttggttttcttaGGTTCGATAAAATTACAACAATGCACTCTTCCATCTTctaaattttccttttattaAGGATGCGCGCAATAGAAGAGATAGGCAATAATAGAATCTACGAAGATATTATTGTAAGGATAAGcattacaaaaataaaataagttctaaaataaaaaaaaaagaaaaataaaataaaaacaaaataaaaataaatatgtaTGGAAATCATAGATTTACCCCTGATTCCAAAGAATTCAATGCTGTCGTCAAGAGTAAGGAATTTTCCACTAGCAGAAATCCGTATCAGACTCCACCTTCAGAGTACAACAGCATCCATCATCAGACGAATCacatcaaaagaaagacaaaTCTAGCAATCACCATATCAAATTTCTTGTCTGAGATCAGTCGGCCTCTTTCAAATGGCAAAATCAACAACTCCACCCACaacattttgaaatttttgaatgaagtACTTAAGAGATCAAAGTGTAGTAAAGAAAACGCTATCTTGGCCACTTTCTACTTCCAAAAGATTTACCAATCAAGAGATGCCCAGAATGAGTCCTCGTTGCCTGAATTTTCGCACTGTTCCCGGAGGATTTTTCTCTGTTGTCTTATTCTGTCAcacaaatttttgaacgaCAATACCTATtcgatgaaaaattggcaAATTATAAGTGGGCTTCAAGCCAAGGATCTATCTCTCATGGAAAGATGGTGTCTGGGTAAGCTTAACTACGAGCTGGCCGTTTCATATGATGAGCTTTTGCTATGGGAAACAAACACtctaatgaaaaagaagtttCGTTCCGGAACTCCCGCCAACGCTCCGGTGAAGAGACCCAGAGAATCTGATCATGATTGCGATGCGCATTCTTGGAAACTAATTAAATCTTGTTAGttgcaagaaaatatatatcaTTCACtcattaataaatttttttcttttgctttttaaGCTTTTGATTTATTCGAATACATGCCATTTAAGGATACATTAATATGATTAGTAAAAAATATGTGGGTTTTTGCAAAAATGCGAATTCTGTGGATCGAACACAGGACCTCCAGATAACTTGACcgaagtttttt contains:
- the PCL5 gene encoding Pcl5p (Cyclin~similar to YHR071W); translated protein: MYGNHRFTPDSKEFNAVVKSKEFSTSRNPYQTPPSEYNSIHHQTNHIKRKTNLAITISNFLSEISRPLSNGKINNSTHNILKFLNEVLKRSKCSKENAILATFYFQKIYQSRDAQNESSLPEFSHCSRRIFLCCLILSHKFLNDNTYSMKNWQIISGLQAKDLSLMERWCLGKLNYELAVSYDELLLWETNTLMKKKFRSGTPANAPVKRPRESDHDCDAHSWKLIKSC